In the Larus michahellis chromosome 6, bLarMic1.1, whole genome shotgun sequence genome, one interval contains:
- the LOC141744928 gene encoding zona pellucida sperm-binding protein 4-like isoform X4 codes for MGVAGQSRAAFGAVLFWGFLGPLVWVVGAQGSVFSDPTLLVCGQESLQFTLPPGWEGNASFVLTTWDTEGEAHVLQNDSECGLLVSGTPDGSRKVLVSYTGCYVFEWDGNYLMLVGLEGTDDAGQKVLHEEKLLRCPVDLPALDAPSSGVCSAVLSQDRLLCASLPISQGDCEERGCCYDPRDRVKPCYFGNTGDKKYLRK; via the exons ATGGGTGTTGCAGGGCAGTCTAGGGCTGCATTTGGAGCTGTGCTCTTCTGGGGCTTTCTTGGTCCCCTTGTTTGGGTTGTGGGGGCTCAGGGTAGTGTTTTTTCTGATCCCACCCTGCTGgtttgtggccaagaaagcctgCAGTTCACCTTAcctccaggctgggaagggaacgCTTCCTTTGTGCTGACTACTTGGG ATACCGAGGGGGAGGCACACGTTCTGCAGAATGACTCTGAGTGTGGGCTCTTGGTATCTGGGACTCCAGATGGCTCCAGGAAAGTATTGGTCTCCTATACTGGCTGTTATGTCTTTGAATGG GATGGCAATTACCTCATGCTGGTTGGGCTTGAAGGAACAGACGATGCTGGACAAAAGGTTCTTCATGAAGAGAAGCTGCTCAGGTGCCCTGTGGACCTTCCTG CCCTGGATGCTCCAAGCAGTGGTGTCTGTTCTGCTGTCCTCAGCCAAGACCGGCTGCTGTGTGCCTCCTTGCCTATCAGCCAGGGAGACTGTGAAGAGCGAGGCTGCTGCTATGACCCTAGGGACAGGGTGAAGCCTTGTTACTTTGGTAACACAG GGGACAAGAAATACCTACGTAAATGA
- the LOC141744928 gene encoding zona pellucida sperm-binding protein 4-like isoform X5 encodes MGVAGQSRAAFGAVLFWGFLGPLVWVVGAQGSVFSDPTLLVCGQESLQFTLPPGWEGNASFVLTTWDTEGEAHVLQNDSECGLLVSGTPDGSRKVLVSYTGCYVFEWDGNYLMLVGLEGTDDAGQKVLHEEKLLRCPVDLPALDAPSSGVCSAVLSQDRLLCASLPISQGDCEERGCCYDPRDRVKPCYFGNTDG; translated from the exons ATGGGTGTTGCAGGGCAGTCTAGGGCTGCATTTGGAGCTGTGCTCTTCTGGGGCTTTCTTGGTCCCCTTGTTTGGGTTGTGGGGGCTCAGGGTAGTGTTTTTTCTGATCCCACCCTGCTGgtttgtggccaagaaagcctgCAGTTCACCTTAcctccaggctgggaagggaacgCTTCCTTTGTGCTGACTACTTGGG ATACCGAGGGGGAGGCACACGTTCTGCAGAATGACTCTGAGTGTGGGCTCTTGGTATCTGGGACTCCAGATGGCTCCAGGAAAGTATTGGTCTCCTATACTGGCTGTTATGTCTTTGAATGG GATGGCAATTACCTCATGCTGGTTGGGCTTGAAGGAACAGACGATGCTGGACAAAAGGTTCTTCATGAAGAGAAGCTGCTCAGGTGCCCTGTGGACCTTCCTG CCCTGGATGCTCCAAGCAGTGGTGTCTGTTCTGCTGTCCTCAGCCAAGACCGGCTGCTGTGTGCCTCCTTGCCTATCAGCCAGGGAGACTGTGAAGAGCGAGGCTGCTGCTATGACCCTAGGGACAGGGTGAAGCCTTGTTACTTTGGTAACACAG ATGGATAA
- the LOC141744928 gene encoding zona pellucida sperm-binding protein 4-like isoform X2, translating to MGVAGQSRAAFGAVLFWGFLGPLVWVVGAQGSVFSDPTLLVCGQESLQFTLPPGWEGNASFVLTTWDTEGEAHVLQNDSECGLLVSGTPDGSRKVLVSYTGCYVFEWDGNYLMLVGLEGTDDAGQKVLHEEKLLRCPVDLPALDAPSSGVCSAVLSQDRLLCASLPISQGDCEERGCCYDPRDRVKPCYFGNTGMRTGSPGGW from the exons ATGGGTGTTGCAGGGCAGTCTAGGGCTGCATTTGGAGCTGTGCTCTTCTGGGGCTTTCTTGGTCCCCTTGTTTGGGTTGTGGGGGCTCAGGGTAGTGTTTTTTCTGATCCCACCCTGCTGgtttgtggccaagaaagcctgCAGTTCACCTTAcctccaggctgggaagggaacgCTTCCTTTGTGCTGACTACTTGGG ATACCGAGGGGGAGGCACACGTTCTGCAGAATGACTCTGAGTGTGGGCTCTTGGTATCTGGGACTCCAGATGGCTCCAGGAAAGTATTGGTCTCCTATACTGGCTGTTATGTCTTTGAATGG GATGGCAATTACCTCATGCTGGTTGGGCTTGAAGGAACAGACGATGCTGGACAAAAGGTTCTTCATGAAGAGAAGCTGCTCAGGTGCCCTGTGGACCTTCCTG CCCTGGATGCTCCAAGCAGTGGTGTCTGTTCTGCTGTCCTCAGCCAAGACCGGCTGCTGTGTGCCTCCTTGCCTATCAGCCAGGGAGACTGTGAAGAGCGAGGCTGCTGCTATGACCCTAGGGACAGGGTGAAGCCTTGTTACTTTGGTAACACAG GCATGCGCACAGGCTCTCCTGGAGGGTGGTGA
- the LOC141744927 gene encoding cytochrome P450 2C9-like isoform X1 translates to MELLGAATVVLLVCIACLLSITAWRGRSGKGKMPPGPAPLPILGNLLQVKPKDLATTLQKLSEEYGPVFTVHLGSDPVVVLHGHDVVKEALVDRADEFAARGHMPIGDRANNGLGIIFSNNQEWLQVRRFALSTLRNFGMGKRSIEERIQEESEHLLEEINKTKGTPFDPTFMLSCAVSNIICSIVFGRRYDYKDKKFLALMNNMNNIFEMMNSYWGQLYQMFSNILDYLPGPHNKIFTEFDALKAFVAEEVKIHQATLDPSSPQDFIDCFLTKMQEEKEHPNSSFHMKNLITSTFDLFIAGTETTSTTVRYGLLLLLKYPKIQEKVQEEIDRVVGRSRKPCVADRTQMPYTDAVVHEIQRFISLVPLSVPRAVTKDLCFREYVIPKGTTIFPVLTSVLHDSKEFPNPNEFNPGHFLNENGTFRKSEFFMPFSAGKRICPGESLARMEIFLLMAIILQNFTLKPVVDPQELSITPTLSGTTNVPPAYQLCAVPR, encoded by the exons ATGGagctcctgggagcagccacTGTTGTCCTCCTGGTTTGCATTGCTTGCCTGCTCTCCATCACAGCATGGAGAGGGAGGTCTGGAAAGGGGAAGATGCCTCCGGGaccagctccccttcccatcctAGGTAACTTGCTGCAGGTGAAACCAAAGGACTTGGCCACAACCCTCCAGAAG CTCAGTGAAGAGTATGGACCAGTGTTCACAGTGCACCTGGGCTCTGACCCAGTGGTGGTGCTGCACGGACATGATGTGGTGAAAGAAGCCTTGGTTGATCGCGCGGACGAGTTTGCTGCCAGAGGACACATGCCAATAGGAGACAGGGCGAACAACGGATTAG ggatTATTTTTAGCAACAACCAGGAGTGGTTACAAGTCCGTCGGTTTGCTCTCAGCACTCTGCGCAACTTTGgaatggggaagaggagcatTGAAGAGAGGATCCAGGAGGAATCTGAGCACTTGCTAGAAGAGATCAACAAAACAAAGG GAACGCCTTTTGACCCAACCTTcatgctgagctgtgctgtctccAACATCATATGCTCCATTGTCTTTGGGAGACGATATGACTATAAAGACAAGAAGTTCCTGGCCCTGATGAATAACATGAACAACATCTTTGAGATGATGAACTCCTACTGGGGACAG ctctaCCAGATGTTCTCAAATATCCTGGATTACTTGCCTGGCCCACAcaacaaaatattcacagaatttgATGCTCTAAAAGCCTTTGTGGCAGAGGAGGTGAAGATACACCAAGCCACCCTAGATCCCAGCTCCCCTCAGGATTTCATTGATTGCTTCCTCACCAAAATGCAGGAG GAGAAAGAGCACCCCAATTCCAGTTTCCACATGAAGAACCTGATAACCAGCACCTTCGACTTGTTCATTGCCGGGACTGAGACAACTAGCACGACTGTAAGATATGGGCTTCTGCTTCTTCTCAAATACCCGAAGATACAAG AGAAAGTTCAAGAAGAGATTGACCGGGTAGTAGGACGATCACGAAAACCTTGCGTGGCTGACCGGACCCAGATGCCCTACACAGATGCGGTGGTCCATGAAATCCAGCGCTTCATCTCCCTCGTCCCCCTGAGTGTCCCTCGCGCTGTGACCAAAGACCTCTGCTTCAGAGAGTATGTCATTCCCAAG GGCACCACAATCTTTCCTGTCCTCACTTCTGTCCTCCACGACAGTAAAGAGTTTCCAAACCCAAATGAGTTCAACCCTGGACACTTCTTGAACGAGAACGGCACCTTTAGGAAGAGCGAGTTCTTCATGCCCTTCTCAGCAG GGAAGCGAATATGCCCCGGAGAGAGCCTGGCACGCATGGAGATATTCCTACTCATGGCCATCATCTTGCAGAACTTTACCTTGAAGCCTGTCGTTGACCCCCAGGAACTCAGCATAACCCCAACACTGAGTGGGACAACCAACGTACCTCCTGCCTaccagctctgtgctgtcccccgctaa
- the LOC141744927 gene encoding cytochrome P450 2C8-like isoform X2, whose translation MPIGDRANNGLGIIFSNNQEWLQVRRFALSTLRNFGMGKRSIEERIQEESEHLLEEINKTKGTPFDPTFMLSCAVSNIICSIVFGRRYDYKDKKFLALMNNMNNIFEMMNSYWGQLYQMFSNILDYLPGPHNKIFTEFDALKAFVAEEVKIHQATLDPSSPQDFIDCFLTKMQEEKEHPNSSFHMKNLITSTFDLFIAGTETTSTTVRYGLLLLLKYPKIQEKVQEEIDRVVGRSRKPCVADRTQMPYTDAVVHEIQRFISLVPLSVPRAVTKDLCFREYVIPKGTTIFPVLTSVLHDSKEFPNPNEFNPGHFLNENGTFRKSEFFMPFSAGKRICPGESLARMEIFLLMAIILQNFTLKPVVDPQELSITPTLSGTTNVPPAYQLCAVPR comes from the exons ATGCCAATAGGAGACAGGGCGAACAACGGATTAG ggatTATTTTTAGCAACAACCAGGAGTGGTTACAAGTCCGTCGGTTTGCTCTCAGCACTCTGCGCAACTTTGgaatggggaagaggagcatTGAAGAGAGGATCCAGGAGGAATCTGAGCACTTGCTAGAAGAGATCAACAAAACAAAGG GAACGCCTTTTGACCCAACCTTcatgctgagctgtgctgtctccAACATCATATGCTCCATTGTCTTTGGGAGACGATATGACTATAAAGACAAGAAGTTCCTGGCCCTGATGAATAACATGAACAACATCTTTGAGATGATGAACTCCTACTGGGGACAG ctctaCCAGATGTTCTCAAATATCCTGGATTACTTGCCTGGCCCACAcaacaaaatattcacagaatttgATGCTCTAAAAGCCTTTGTGGCAGAGGAGGTGAAGATACACCAAGCCACCCTAGATCCCAGCTCCCCTCAGGATTTCATTGATTGCTTCCTCACCAAAATGCAGGAG GAGAAAGAGCACCCCAATTCCAGTTTCCACATGAAGAACCTGATAACCAGCACCTTCGACTTGTTCATTGCCGGGACTGAGACAACTAGCACGACTGTAAGATATGGGCTTCTGCTTCTTCTCAAATACCCGAAGATACAAG AGAAAGTTCAAGAAGAGATTGACCGGGTAGTAGGACGATCACGAAAACCTTGCGTGGCTGACCGGACCCAGATGCCCTACACAGATGCGGTGGTCCATGAAATCCAGCGCTTCATCTCCCTCGTCCCCCTGAGTGTCCCTCGCGCTGTGACCAAAGACCTCTGCTTCAGAGAGTATGTCATTCCCAAG GGCACCACAATCTTTCCTGTCCTCACTTCTGTCCTCCACGACAGTAAAGAGTTTCCAAACCCAAATGAGTTCAACCCTGGACACTTCTTGAACGAGAACGGCACCTTTAGGAAGAGCGAGTTCTTCATGCCCTTCTCAGCAG GGAAGCGAATATGCCCCGGAGAGAGCCTGGCACGCATGGAGATATTCCTACTCATGGCCATCATCTTGCAGAACTTTACCTTGAAGCCTGTCGTTGACCCCCAGGAACTCAGCATAACCCCAACACTGAGTGGGACAACCAACGTACCTCCTGCCTaccagctctgtgctgtcccccgctaa
- the LOC141744928 gene encoding zona pellucida sperm-binding protein 4-like isoform X3: protein MGVAGQSRAAFGAVLFWGFLGPLVWVVGAQGSVFSDPTLLVCGQESLQFTLPPGWEGNASFVLTTWDTEGEAHVLQNDSECGLLVSGTPDGSRKVLVSYTGCYVFEWDGNYLMLVGLEGTDDAGQKVLHEEKLLRCPVDLPALDAPSSGVCSAVLSQDRLLCASLPISQGDCEERGCCYDPRDRVKPCYFGNTVLTRSPSTL, encoded by the exons ATGGGTGTTGCAGGGCAGTCTAGGGCTGCATTTGGAGCTGTGCTCTTCTGGGGCTTTCTTGGTCCCCTTGTTTGGGTTGTGGGGGCTCAGGGTAGTGTTTTTTCTGATCCCACCCTGCTGgtttgtggccaagaaagcctgCAGTTCACCTTAcctccaggctgggaagggaacgCTTCCTTTGTGCTGACTACTTGGG ATACCGAGGGGGAGGCACACGTTCTGCAGAATGACTCTGAGTGTGGGCTCTTGGTATCTGGGACTCCAGATGGCTCCAGGAAAGTATTGGTCTCCTATACTGGCTGTTATGTCTTTGAATGG GATGGCAATTACCTCATGCTGGTTGGGCTTGAAGGAACAGACGATGCTGGACAAAAGGTTCTTCATGAAGAGAAGCTGCTCAGGTGCCCTGTGGACCTTCCTG CCCTGGATGCTCCAAGCAGTGGTGTCTGTTCTGCTGTCCTCAGCCAAGACCGGCTGCTGTGTGCCTCCTTGCCTATCAGCCAGGGAGACTGTGAAGAGCGAGGCTGCTGCTATGACCCTAGGGACAGGGTGAAGCCTTGTTACTTTGGTAACACAG TACTCACAAGGTCTCCGAGTACCTTGTGA